In Colletotrichum higginsianum IMI 349063 chromosome 1, whole genome shotgun sequence, one genomic interval encodes:
- a CDS encoding Major facilitator superfamily transporter — translation MTGAPNPEKGSPAAAKTATATSSGSSQDSPPLRPLKGVESRHSHRSRSRATSHSSTDTDPLEPLEHALTPDLEIEAEHVAREPITYMRTGTSIGSTASRPPDFEIVFEPDDPENPKNWPLWYRGWTIFVVSLSTWIIVLYSTSYTASIPGLIEEYHSTQVIATLGVTTYLLGLAAGSLIVAPMSELYGRQYVYLGCFTVSSLLIIPCALAKSLTTLIVVRFFGALFGAALIANSPGTVVDISDEEYRALAMSFYSIAPLNGPVTGPLIGGFVFQYMGWRWTNWIVLILAGVGIALMFTLRETYAPTILQRKAARMRKETDDPRWWCRYDEKVSKFHLIKLNLSRPFVLSFTEPILISLIYGILYLCFVAYPIVFSQYRGWGPGVSGLAFVGIGIGTILAICCEPIFRRIINAHPKDPVTGRVPPEATARVMTIGAVLTPIGQLVFSWTCLPATIHWAIPIAFGIPFGAGNTISFIYGSNYLAGSYGIYAASALAGNAVMRSMFGGTLPLAGPSMYRALTPQWAGTLCGLLELALIPIPLIFWRYGERIRARSPVIRQMREDQEKNDSKRAKQQARLERRREREAAAAETGAGAGEKSGGVLMNEELARPRDIEKSA, via the exons ATGACCGGAGCCCCCAACCCGGAAAAGGGGTCCCCCGCGGCCGCCAAGACCGcaacggcgacctcgtccggATCAAGCCAAGACTCGCCGCCTCTTCGCCCGCTGAAAGGGGTCGAGTCGCGGCACAGCcaccggagccggagccgggcCACGTCCCACTCGTCCACCGACACCGACCCCCTTGAGCCCCTGGAGCACGCCCTAACCCCCGAcctcgagatcgaggccgagcaTGTCGCCCGGGAGCCCATCACCTACATGCGCACCGGCACCAGCATCGGCAGCACCGCCTCGAGGCCCCCGGATTTCGAAATCGTCTTCGAGCCGGACGACCCCGAGAACCCCAAGAACTGGCCGCTGTGGTACCGCGGCTGgaccatcttcgtcgtctcgCTCTCCACCTGGATCATTGTCCTGTACAGCACGAGCTACACCGCCTCCATCCCGGGTCTCATTGAGGAGTATCACTCGACCCAGGTCATCGCCACTCTTGGCGTTACCACCtatcttctcggccttgccgccggtAGCCTGATCGTGGCGCCCATGAGTGAGCTGTACGGCCGGCAGTATGTCTATCTCGGCTGCTTCACCGTCTCGTCTCTCTTGATCATCCCCTGCGCCCTGGCCAAGTCCTTGACCACGCTCATTGTCGTCCGCTTCTTCGG CGCATTATTCGGGGCCGCCTTGATCGCAAACAGCCCGGGCACCGTGGTCGATATCTCCGATGAAGAATATCGCGCCCTCGCCATGTCGTTCTACAGCATTGCGCCCTTGAACGGCCCCGTGACGGGTCCGCTcatcggcggcttcgtcttccAGTACATGGGCTGGAGGTGGACCAACTGGATCGTTCTCattctcgccggcgtcggcatcgccctcaTGTTCACCCTCCGCGAGACGTACGCGCCGACCATCCTGCAGCGCAAGGCGGCACGCATGCgcaaggagacggacgaTCCGCGCTGGTGGTGCCGCTACGACGAGAAGGTCTCCAAGTTCCACCTCATCAAGCTCAACCTCAGCCGCCCCTTCGTCCTGAGCTTCACGGAGCCTATCTT GATTTCCCTCATCTACGGCATTCTTTATCTGTGCTTCGTCGCCTACCCGATCGTCTTCTCCCAGTACCGCGGCTGGGGACCCGGCGTCTCCGGTCTCGCCTTTGTCGGCATCGGTATCGGCACCATCCTAGCCATCTGCTGCGAGCCCATCTTCCGCCGCATCATCAACGCGCACCCCAAGGACCCCGTCACCGGCCGTGTCCCGCCCGAGGCCACCGCCCGCGTCATGaccatcggcgccgtcctcacTCCCATCGGCCAGCTGGTCTTCTCCTGGACGTGTCTGCCCGCCACCATCCACTGGGCGATCCCCATCGCCTTCGGCATCCCCTTCGGCGCCGGGAACACGATATCCTTCATCTATGGCTCCAACTACCTGGCCGGTTCCTATGGCATCTACGCGGCCTCCGCTCTTGCAGGGAACGCCGTCATGCGGTCCATGTTCGGCGGCACGCTGCCCCTGGCGGGGCCCTCCATGTACAGAGCCCTGACGCCCCAGTGGGCCGGCACGCTCTGCGGCCTGCTCGAGCTCGCGctcatccccatccccctcaTCTTCTGGCGGTACGGCGAGAGGATTCGCGCCAGGAGCCCCGTCATCCGACAGATGAGAGAGGACCAGGAGAAGAACGACAGCAAACGCGCCAAACAACAGGCGCGTCttgagaggaggagagagagggaagccgctgccgctgagactggcgccggcgccggcgagaagTCGGGCGGCGTGCTGATGAATGAGGAACTGGCCAGGCCAAGGGACATTGAGAAGAGCGCCTGA
- a CDS encoding Ankyrin repeat protein, which produces MDTIQPQTLDTMYKRLDWHFYHIAFTNQERRSKIRIKSDISQNLFNDICELKARFAELPPLPPRLPRPDYAIENGLLNPQDTAEIDFYCACRMGYRDDVEAYVRKVMPSHAVRQFGLQMASFGNQPSIARYLLQIGTKLHGYVFEGTEPGSKRRQILKGASIFQVYPKGDVLISLLQTFVEAGWHTNQAWETTQDTWPVWPFFYPSCVWNTLLVRFLLSHGADPNIGSCWPDLQALHGLQERLDYSLEIPLHRQSTWTFELAIEGCDPAAFEMLRASSGLPVKVANLSPLFILALSTVNHESKRSNGQSVSSDFSPLLGLRAIAEHILIFNNVDIDRIKIMENGEKQTDLTCACSIGNWDFVQWLLEKEADPLLLDEKAFDYNREQLKWLMKSMAAANPARATRFGNQKAMSNLQIQREG; this is translated from the coding sequence ATGGATACGATACAGCCACAAACTCTGGACACCATGTACAAGCGACTGGATTGGCATTTCTACCACATTGCTTTTACAAATCAAGAACGACGATCAAAAATTCGCATTAAGAGCGATATTTCCCAGAACCTCTTCAACGACATTTGCGAACTCAAGGCTCGATTCGCAGAACttccgccgttgccgccacGGCTCCCCCGACCAGACTACGCCATTGAAAATGGATTGCTAAACCCTCAAGATACAGCTGAAATCGACTTCTATTGTGCCTGTAGGATGGGCTATCGGGATGACGTCGAAGCGTATGTTCGGAAGGTGATGCCAAGCCACGCTGTCCGTCAGTTCGGCCTCCAGATGGCTTCTTTCGGCAACCAGCCTTCAATCGCCCGTTACTTGCTCCAGATAGGTACAAAACTGCACGGCTACGTCTTTGAAGGCACGGAACCGGGATCGAAGCGAAGACAGATCCTCAAGGGCGCCTCTATCTTCCAGGTTTATCCCAAAGGGGACGTATTGATATCATTGCTGCAGACCTTCGTTGAAGCGGGCTGGCATACGAACCAAGCTTGGGAGACTACGCAGGACACTTGGCCCGTCTGGCCATTCTTTTATCCTTCTTGCGTATGGAACACGTTATTAGTCAGGTTCCTCCTCTCGCATGGCGCAGACCCTAACATCGGATCTTGCTGGCCAGATCTCCAAGCTCTGCATGGACTTCAAGAGAGATTAGACTACTCGTTGGAGATTCCTCTCCATCGTCAGAGCACCTGGACTTTTGAGCTGGCGATCGAGGGTTGCGATCCTGCAGCGTTTGAGATGCTCAGAGCCAGCAGCGGCTTGCCTGTCAAAGTCGCCAATCTGAGCCCATTGTTTATCCTTGCACTGTCTACGGTGAACCACGAATCCAAGAGGAGCAATGGCCAGTCGGTATCGTCCGACTTTTCACCGTTGCTTGGGCTTCGTGCTATTGCGGAGCACATATTAATCTTCAATAACGTCGACATTGACAGAATCAAGATCATGGAGAATGGAGAAAAACAGACAGACCTGACATGCGCGTGTTCGATAGGAAACTGGGACTTCGTGCAGTGGCTTCTGGAGAAGGAAGCTGACCCATTATTGCTTGATGAGAAGGCGTTTGACTACAATCGCGAACAATTGAAATGGCTGATGAAAAGTATGGCGGCTGCGAACCCGGCAAGAGCCACACGGTTCGGGAACCAAAAGGCCATGTCAAATTTGCAAATCCAACGGGAGGGATAG
- a CDS encoding Glycosyl hydrolase family 18 encodes MLFRSLCLVAVTALAVEAVSKDASCDDDVLTPSAPLASGPLSKTRLPGSQLSGYPPSGPYSSGSSPSRTLPSTSNHSLPARVSAPRYVMYFDQYHTAGVPDKSITAGVTHVITAFANSSLFASEPTGEYKPFKPINEIRALFDNGTKVCMAIGGWADTDGFSRGASTNANRNKFARNVVDSAVKLGYDCIAKTITNAIKQQDIDWEYPAGNGADYKQIPNANKTQEIDTFPLLLSAIKTQLKHHKMELSVTAPGLKRDMIAFTQKQTPKINAVVDHFTVMTYDLMNRRDNVTAHHTDVKGSLEAIDTYIALGVEPGKINLGFALYAKWFTTAAGYTCSEGLGCPTELLEAADGTDTGKSGAVTFEAANFLAAPTNLTTSPDASCGTGTFYKCPTGNCCSQYGFCGTTEAHCSSGCQSDYGICNGTSTAASFKTAMANGKTDEVSGGQWYWDPAGPFFWTWDTPALVSRKFNDIVKARGIGGVAAWSLGEDSHDFSLIKIIQAGVRAWPR; translated from the exons ATGCTATTCCGATCCCTTTGTCTCGTTGCTGTGACCGCCTTAGCCGTCGAGGCTGTTTCCAAGGATGCGTCTTGCGACGACGATGTGTTAACCCCATCCGCACCACTGGCCTCTGGGCCACTGTCCAAAACTCGCCTACCTGGATCACAGTTGTCCGGATACCCTCCGTCTGGACCATACTCGTCTGGTTCCTCTCCTTCCAGAACTCTCCCCTCGACTTCGAATCACTCCTTACCGGCCCGAGTCTCGGCCCCTCGTTATGTCATGTACTTCGATCA GTACCACACAGCCGGGGTTCCAGACAAATCTATTACCGCTGGCGTTACCCACGTCATCACAGCCTTTGCCAACTCCTCTTTATTCGCCTCTGAGCCGACTGGCGAGTACAAGCCATTCAAGCCTATAAATGAGATTCGAGCTCTGTTCGATAACGGAACAAAAGTCTGCATGGCCATTGGTGGATGGGCTGATACCGATGGTTTCAGTCGAGGCGCTTCGACAAATGCCAACCGCAATAAGTTTGCCCGTAATGTCGTGGACTCCGCCGTCAAGCTTGGATACGACTGTATTG CTAAGACAATAACTAATGCAATCAAACAACAAGACATCGATTGGGAGTACCCCGCGGGCAACGGTGCCGACTATAAGCAGATTCCAAACGCAAACAAGACCCAGGAGATTGACACCTTCCCCCTGCTCCTCTCCGCTATCAAGACTCAGCTGAAGCACCACAAGATGGAGCTTTCCGTTACCGCTCCGGGCCTCAAGCGTGACATGATTGCTTTCACCCAGAAGCAGACCCCCAAAATCAACGCAGTCGTTGACCACTTCACT GTCATGACCTATGATCTGATGAACCGCCGCGACAACGTCACTGCTCACCACACAGACGTCAAGGGCTCTCTCGAAGCCATCGACACCTACATCGCCCTTGGCGTCGAGCCGGGAAAGATCAACTTGGGCTTCGCCCTGTACGCTAAGTGGTTTACCACTGCCGCCGGTTATACTTGTTCCGAGGGTCTTGGGTGTCCCACTGAGTTGCTTGAGGCTGCTGACGGAACCGATACTGGAAAGTCGGGCGCTGTCACCTTCGAAGCTGCCAACTTTCTGGCTGCTCCCACTAATTTGACGACTTCTCCTGATGCTTCTTGCGGTACCGGAACGTTCTACAAGTGTCCTACCGGTAACTGCTGTAGTCAGTACGGCTTTTG CGGCACCACTGAGGCTCACTGCAGCAGCGGTTGCCAGTCAGACTACGGTATTTGCAACGGCACCTCAACCGCTGCCTCATTCAAAACTGCCATGGCCAACGGTAAGACTGACGAGGTCAGTGGTGGGCAGTGGTACTGGGATCCCGCTGGTCCTTTCTTCTGGACCTGGGACACCCCGGCCCTTGTCTCCCGCAAGTTCAATGACATCGTCAAAGCTCGTGGTAtcggcggcgttgccgcTTGGAGTTTGGGCGAGGACTCTCACGACTTCAGCCTCATCAAGATCATACAGGCGGGCGTCCGAGCTTGGCCCAGATAG